The following are encoded in a window of Bradyrhizobium guangdongense genomic DNA:
- a CDS encoding DoxX family protein, producing MSTTILETATLGRAIRIGLWAAQILLAFVFISAGLYKLLTPIPQLAAAMPWTGQHSETFVRSIALVDLAGGIGILLPALTRILPRLTVLAALGCSVLQVFALVFHLSRGEAEVTPLNLVLLALSLFVLWGRNSRAPIRPRQL from the coding sequence ATGTCGACCACCATCCTTGAGACCGCCACTCTCGGCCGCGCCATTCGCATTGGCCTCTGGGCCGCGCAGATCCTTCTCGCCTTCGTCTTCATTTCGGCGGGGTTGTACAAGCTGTTGACCCCCATTCCCCAGCTCGCCGCGGCGATGCCCTGGACCGGCCAGCATTCCGAAACCTTCGTCCGCTCCATCGCACTGGTCGATCTCGCCGGCGGAATTGGCATCCTGCTGCCGGCCCTGACGCGAATCCTGCCGCGGCTGACCGTGCTCGCCGCGCTCGGCTGCTCGGTGCTGCAGGTGTTCGCGCTCGTTTTCCATCTCTCGCGCGGCGAGGCCGAGGTGACGCCGCTCAACCTGGTCCTGCTGGCGCTCAGCCTGTTCGTGCTGTGGGGTCGCAACAGCAGGGCGCCGATCAGGCCGCGTCAGCTTTGA
- a CDS encoding ABC transporter permease, giving the protein MLDRAGLSAKDETTRRVRFRGAGFVPASSRFGGWIALALVIAIWQAAGSARLVNPLFLPPPSAIVRAIYELAMSGALWQHLSASLLRIGVGWVLGTAAGVVVGFAIGLSRLARSVGITFISALFPIPKIALLPLLILWLGIGEEPKIATIALGVFFSTAISVYSGVDAVPRNLIRMAQSFNVPFATIVRKVIWPGALPAILAGFRITASVALLLVVSAEMIGAQYGIGAFVLQAGNLMQTDQLLAGVVILSVFGLAVGKVIGWLEVRLLHWR; this is encoded by the coding sequence ATGCTTGATCGCGCGGGTCTGTCGGCCAAGGACGAGACGACGCGGCGCGTCCGCTTCCGCGGCGCCGGCTTCGTGCCCGCATCGAGCCGGTTCGGCGGCTGGATCGCGCTCGCGCTGGTGATCGCGATCTGGCAGGCGGCGGGCAGCGCCAGGCTGGTCAATCCGTTGTTCCTGCCACCGCCCTCGGCGATCGTCCGGGCGATCTACGAGCTCGCGATGTCGGGCGCGCTCTGGCAGCATCTGTCGGCCTCGCTGCTGCGCATCGGCGTCGGCTGGGTGCTGGGAACGGCCGCTGGCGTCGTGGTCGGCTTTGCCATCGGTCTGTCGCGGCTGGCGCGCAGCGTCGGCATCACCTTCATCTCGGCGTTGTTCCCGATCCCGAAGATCGCGCTGCTGCCGCTTTTGATCCTCTGGCTCGGCATCGGTGAAGAGCCGAAGATCGCGACCATTGCGCTGGGCGTATTCTTCTCGACCGCGATCTCGGTCTATAGCGGCGTCGATGCGGTGCCGCGCAACCTGATCCGCATGGCGCAGAGCTTCAACGTTCCGTTCGCCACCATCGTGCGCAAGGTGATCTGGCCGGGCGCGCTGCCTGCGATCCTCGCCGGCTTCCGCATCACGGCGTCGGTCGCGCTGCTCCTCGTCGTCAGCGCCGAGATGATCGGCGCGCAATACGGCATCGGTGCCTTCGTGCTGCAGGCCGGCAATCTGATGCAGACCGATCAGCTGCTCGCCGGCGTGGTGATCCTGTCGGTGTTTGGCCTCGCGGTGGGAAAGGTGATCGGCTGGCTCGAGGTGCGGTTGTTGCACTGGCGGTAG
- a CDS encoding enoyl-CoA hydratase-related protein: protein MTANPVLWSLDERGVATVTLNRPEVNNAYDGALIAGVLAAMDELGKKPNLRVVVLRGNGRHFQAGADLKWINGVRPQSPEANEAASRATFEAVQRLNTLPIPTVALVQGGCFGGGTGVIAACDVVIAADNALFSITEVRWGLTAAIIIPQLCDAISVRQVRRYALTGERFGAEDARRIGLVHDVVPLADLDAAGAKLVEQLLSNGPEAMAETKRLALESSFGGMAVDDAAYARLIQLHSLKRQSAEAAEGLASFAEKRAAKWGGGKD from the coding sequence ATGACTGCCAACCCTGTGCTGTGGAGCCTCGATGAGCGTGGGGTTGCGACCGTCACGTTGAACCGGCCGGAGGTCAACAATGCCTACGACGGTGCCCTGATCGCGGGCGTGCTCGCGGCCATGGACGAGCTTGGGAAGAAGCCGAATCTTCGCGTCGTCGTGCTCAGGGGCAACGGCAGGCATTTTCAGGCCGGCGCCGATCTCAAATGGATCAACGGTGTGCGGCCGCAATCGCCCGAGGCCAACGAGGCGGCCTCGCGCGCGACGTTCGAGGCCGTGCAGCGGCTCAACACGCTGCCGATCCCGACCGTGGCCCTGGTGCAGGGCGGCTGCTTCGGCGGCGGCACCGGCGTGATCGCCGCCTGCGATGTCGTGATCGCCGCCGACAACGCGCTGTTCTCCATTACCGAGGTGCGTTGGGGCCTGACCGCGGCGATCATCATTCCGCAGCTCTGCGATGCCATTAGTGTTCGGCAAGTCCGCCGTTATGCGCTGACAGGCGAGCGTTTCGGCGCCGAGGACGCCCGCCGCATCGGCCTCGTCCACGACGTCGTGCCGCTGGCTGATCTCGATGCCGCGGGCGCCAAGCTGGTCGAGCAACTGCTCTCCAACGGCCCGGAGGCGATGGCCGAGACCAAGCGTCTGGCGCTGGAGAGCTCGTTCGGCGGAATGGCGGTGGATGATGCCGCCTACGCGCGGCTCATTCAGCTGCATTCGCTCAAGCGCCAGAGCGCCGAGGCGGCGGAGGGATTGGCGTCGTTTGCCGAGAAGCGCGCGGCCAAGTGGGGCGGCGGAAAGGACTGA
- a CDS encoding DsrE family protein — MVSFIGWSRRGLLASTAILAAGAPAAAKEDRLTDGVVILIDSNEPYVMGHAISYSANLAKHFADKGARLLIEVVANGKGIDVFRADKTPLAGPLATLRQSLPDLAYSMCASSRAIAEAKEQVSIPLIPGANLVPFGIGRVVDLQLKGWAYIHA; from the coding sequence ATGGTCTCTTTCATCGGATGGTCCCGCAGGGGTCTGCTCGCAAGCACCGCGATCCTCGCGGCCGGCGCCCCGGCCGCGGCCAAGGAGGATCGTCTCACCGACGGCGTCGTGATCCTGATCGACAGCAACGAGCCTTATGTGATGGGACACGCCATCAGCTATTCAGCCAATCTGGCAAAACACTTCGCCGACAAGGGCGCGCGGTTGCTGATCGAGGTCGTCGCCAACGGCAAGGGTATCGACGTCTTCCGCGCGGACAAGACTCCGCTGGCCGGGCCACTCGCGACGTTGCGGCAATCGCTTCCTGATCTCGCCTACAGCATGTGCGCGTCGTCGAGAGCGATCGCGGAAGCCAAGGAGCAGGTGTCGATCCCATTGATCCCGGGCGCGAACCTGGTCCCGTTCGGCATCGGACGCGTGGTCGACCTGCAACTCAAGGGCTGGGCCTACATCCATGCGTGA
- a CDS encoding acyl-CoA dehydrogenase family protein, with translation MSYRSSWMTEELDVFRDQFRKYLAKDLAPHAEKWREQKMVDRFAWRGLGEMGALLASVPEEYGGLGATFAYDAAVLDDLESTVPELTTGVSVHSAIVAHYILNYGSEEQKKRWLPKMASGEMVGAIAMTEPGTGSDLQAVKTTAKKQGNSYVINGQKTFITNGQAADLVIVVARTGEQGAKGISLIVVETAGADGYKRGRNLDKIGLHASDTSELFFDNVTVPPENLLGKEEGHGFVQLMQQLPQERLALAVGAVAAMERAVKLTTEYTKERKAFGKPLLDFQNTAFTLAERKTEAMIARVFVDWCIERLVAKDLDTVTASMAKYWCSDKQVQTADECLQLFGGYGYMQEYPISRIFIDSRIQKIYGGTNEIMKLLIARSL, from the coding sequence ATGTCCTACCGCTCCTCCTGGATGACCGAAGAGCTCGACGTCTTCCGCGACCAGTTCCGGAAATATCTCGCCAAGGATCTGGCGCCGCATGCCGAAAAATGGCGCGAGCAGAAGATGGTCGACCGCTTCGCCTGGCGCGGGCTCGGCGAGATGGGGGCGCTCTTGGCGAGCGTGCCGGAAGAATATGGCGGCTTGGGTGCCACCTTCGCCTATGACGCCGCAGTGCTGGACGACCTCGAAAGCACGGTGCCGGAGCTGACGACCGGCGTCTCCGTGCACAGCGCCATCGTCGCCCATTACATCCTCAATTACGGCTCGGAGGAGCAGAAGAAGCGCTGGCTGCCGAAGATGGCCTCGGGCGAGATGGTCGGTGCCATCGCGATGACCGAGCCCGGCACCGGCTCTGACTTGCAGGCTGTGAAGACGACGGCGAAGAAGCAGGGCAATTCCTACGTCATCAACGGCCAGAAGACGTTCATCACCAATGGCCAGGCCGCCGATCTCGTCATCGTGGTCGCACGGACCGGCGAGCAAGGTGCGAAAGGCATCTCACTGATCGTGGTCGAGACCGCGGGCGCGGACGGTTACAAGCGCGGGCGCAATCTCGACAAGATCGGCCTGCACGCCTCCGACACGTCGGAGCTGTTCTTCGACAATGTCACGGTCCCGCCGGAAAACCTGCTCGGGAAGGAGGAGGGCCACGGGTTCGTGCAGCTGATGCAGCAGTTGCCGCAGGAGCGCCTTGCGCTCGCGGTCGGTGCCGTCGCCGCCATGGAGCGCGCTGTCAAACTGACCACGGAGTACACCAAGGAGCGGAAGGCGTTCGGCAAGCCGCTGCTGGACTTCCAGAACACCGCCTTCACGCTCGCCGAGCGCAAAACCGAGGCGATGATCGCGCGCGTCTTCGTCGACTGGTGCATCGAACGCCTTGTGGCCAAAGACCTCGACACTGTCACGGCGTCGATGGCGAAATACTGGTGCTCGGACAAGCAGGTCCAGACCGCCGATGAATGCCTGCAGCTGTTCGGCGGCTACGGCTACATGCAGGAGTACCCGATCTCGCGCATCTTCATCGATTCCCGGATCCAGAAGATCTATGGCGGCACCAACGAGATCATGAAGCTATTGATCGCGAGGTCGCTGTAG
- a CDS encoding ABC transporter substrate-binding protein: MIGIARLAVAGLLAMMAMGTARAEDALKAKVGVLRLSSSAPVFIAQDKGYFREAGLDIELKFFDAAQPIAVATTSGDVDFGVTAFTAGLYNLAGKGVLKVIGGMSREKPGYPLIGYFASNNAYATGLKTPKDLAGKRIAMTQVGSSFHYSLGLLADKYGFKLSDVKIVPLQSLSNAAAALKGETVDAALLPISTARKLMDDGGAKFLGWVGDETPWQLGAVFASPKTLTNKALVTKFLGVLAKADREYHDVILASMKDGIAPINDKTKPLLEIIAKYTNLPVEQVVGNCAYIDPDGKLDVKNVDNQIKWLQEQGFADKGFDADTIIAKDYVKAD; the protein is encoded by the coding sequence ATGATCGGGATTGCGCGGCTCGCGGTTGCCGGCCTTTTGGCAATGATGGCGATGGGCACGGCGAGGGCCGAAGACGCACTGAAGGCCAAGGTCGGCGTGCTCCGCCTGTCGTCGTCCGCGCCTGTCTTCATCGCGCAGGACAAGGGCTATTTTCGCGAGGCCGGTCTCGACATCGAGCTGAAATTCTTCGACGCGGCGCAGCCGATCGCAGTCGCCACCACGTCGGGCGATGTCGATTTCGGCGTCACGGCCTTCACTGCCGGCCTCTACAATCTCGCCGGCAAGGGCGTGCTGAAGGTGATCGGCGGCATGAGCCGCGAGAAGCCTGGCTATCCCCTGATCGGCTATTTCGCCAGCAACAACGCCTACGCCACCGGCCTGAAGACGCCGAAGGATCTCGCCGGCAAGCGCATTGCGATGACCCAGGTCGGCTCGTCCTTCCATTATTCGCTCGGCCTGCTCGCCGACAAATACGGCTTCAAGCTTTCGGACGTGAAGATCGTTCCGCTGCAATCATTGTCGAACGCAGCCGCTGCGCTGAAGGGCGAGACCGTCGATGCGGCGCTACTGCCGATCTCGACGGCGCGAAAGCTGATGGATGATGGCGGCGCGAAATTCCTGGGCTGGGTCGGCGACGAGACGCCCTGGCAGCTGGGCGCGGTGTTCGCCTCGCCGAAGACGCTGACCAACAAGGCGCTGGTGACGAAATTCCTCGGCGTCCTCGCGAAAGCCGACCGCGAATATCACGACGTGATCCTGGCGTCGATGAAGGATGGCATCGCCCCGATCAACGACAAGACAAAACCGCTGCTCGAGATCATCGCGAAGTACACTAATCTGCCGGTGGAGCAGGTGGTCGGCAATTGCGCCTATATCGATCCGGACGGCAAGCTCGACGTCAAGAACGTCGACAATCAGATCAAATGGCTCCAGGAGCAGGGTTTTGCCGACAAGGGCTTTGACGCTGATACGATCATCGCCAAGGACTATGTGAAGGCGGATTGA
- a CDS encoding ABC transporter ATP-binding protein, translated as MDLIANHISHHFGDLAVLDDVSFTVNAGEVVAIVGPSGCGKSTLLSILGGLLQPTSGAPELRGAPPADSLNPLTFVFQDFALLPWATVEENVEFPLLHTRLSTAQRRALVEDALRRTGLTDFRATYPKQLSGGMRQRVGISRALAVKPAILLMDEPLSALDSQTRELLMEDFVGLLADGGMGAVYVTHNLEEAARLADRIVVLSRRPGRIREVVSVPMTRAERGEAAAREKLLALQNQIWSLIRNEAIDAEREVQHA; from the coding sequence ATGGACCTGATCGCCAACCACATCTCGCACCATTTCGGCGATCTTGCCGTGCTCGACGACGTCTCCTTCACGGTGAACGCCGGCGAGGTGGTGGCGATCGTCGGGCCCTCCGGCTGCGGCAAGAGCACGCTGCTGTCGATCCTCGGCGGGTTGTTGCAACCGACGTCGGGCGCGCCCGAGCTGCGCGGCGCGCCGCCGGCGGACAGTCTCAATCCTTTGACTTTCGTGTTCCAGGATTTTGCGCTGCTGCCCTGGGCCACCGTCGAGGAGAACGTCGAATTCCCGCTACTGCACACCCGGCTTTCGACCGCGCAGCGCCGCGCGCTGGTCGAGGATGCCCTGCGCCGCACGGGACTGACCGATTTTCGCGCGACCTATCCAAAACAGCTCTCCGGCGGCATGCGCCAGCGCGTCGGGATCTCGCGCGCGCTTGCGGTCAAGCCTGCGATCCTGCTGATGGACGAGCCGCTGTCGGCGCTGGATTCGCAGACCCGCGAGTTGTTGATGGAGGATTTCGTCGGCCTGCTCGCTGACGGCGGCATGGGCGCGGTCTATGTCACCCACAATCTCGAAGAGGCGGCGCGCCTCGCCGATCGCATCGTGGTGCTGTCGCGCCGGCCCGGGCGCATCCGCGAGGTCGTCAGCGTGCCGATGACGCGTGCCGAGCGCGGCGAGGCGGCGGCGCGCGAAAAGCTGCTGGCGCTGCAAAATCAGATCTGGTCCCTGATCCGCAACGAGGCGATCGATGCCGAACGCGAGGTTCAGCATGCTTGA
- a CDS encoding LysR family transcriptional regulator, whose translation MDVLVNLQAFLATADAAGFSAAARKLNVSTSVVAKRVTQLEARIGTPLFHRSTRQLRLTEAGQRYVHRARGVVADATDLLSRMGEKGHDLVDHLRIKAPTSLTVARLADAFSAFQTQNPRLKLEIVLIDRPVDPVTEGFDIAIGAFPHAFGGVVDEPLVPLKRLLCASPAYLKKHGTPKHPRDLVEHRCLSFMPTGPEWVFDGPRGRISIQVSPLLSSNEGHVLARSAIAGNGITLISHYLVAAALRDGTLKQVLRDFPIPELWVKAAIPERRRNAAAVQALLTLLKTSLAPSL comes from the coding sequence ATGGACGTCCTGGTGAACCTTCAGGCCTTCCTCGCCACAGCGGACGCGGCTGGCTTCTCCGCGGCCGCACGAAAACTCAATGTCTCGACCTCGGTGGTGGCGAAACGCGTCACGCAGCTGGAGGCGCGGATCGGCACGCCGCTGTTCCACCGCTCAACCCGGCAATTGCGGCTGACCGAGGCCGGGCAGCGTTACGTCCATCGCGCGCGCGGCGTCGTCGCTGACGCGACCGATCTCTTGTCGCGCATGGGCGAGAAGGGCCACGATCTTGTCGATCATCTCCGCATCAAGGCGCCAACCTCCTTGACGGTGGCGCGGCTCGCGGATGCCTTCAGTGCGTTCCAGACGCAGAACCCGCGGCTGAAGCTCGAGATCGTGCTGATCGACCGCCCGGTCGACCCCGTCACTGAGGGATTCGACATCGCAATCGGCGCCTTCCCCCATGCCTTCGGCGGCGTGGTCGACGAGCCGCTGGTCCCGTTGAAACGGCTGCTTTGCGCCTCGCCGGCCTATTTGAAGAAGCACGGCACGCCCAAACATCCGCGCGACCTCGTCGAGCATCGCTGTCTCAGCTTCATGCCGACTGGCCCCGAATGGGTGTTTGACGGACCGCGCGGCCGCATCAGCATCCAGGTCAGTCCGCTGCTGTCGTCGAACGAAGGACATGTGCTGGCGCGCAGCGCGATCGCCGGCAACGGCATCACGCTGATCTCGCATTATCTCGTTGCGGCCGCGCTGCGCGACGGCACGCTGAAACAGGTGCTGCGCGACTTTCCAATTCCGGAGTTGTGGGTCAAGGCCGCCATCCCCGAGCGGCGGCGCAATGCCGCCGCGGTGCAGGCGCTGCTGACTTTGCTGAAGACGTCGCTCGCGCCGTCGCTGTGA
- a CDS encoding FAD-dependent oxidoreductase: MRVTVIEEPARQVPLYGEYEVVVLGGGPAGIVAAASAARAGRKTLLIERYGFLGGMGTAAGVTNFCGLHGNVYGEAVRLVQGMASDLLARIDHLNGLNAPHLILGKVFAQAYDTAAYKIAADELLASHKVNILFHTLGAGVVMGADRRIDALLVETKAGRQAVRSEIFIDCSGDGDLAVWAGAPFEIGDAHGHPLYPSMMLRLNGIDPEKAGEAWRTIPQLMEKATAAGTHNFPRKSAIVRPQKSGIEWRVNFTQVAREDGHAINGVEPDDLTRGEIEGRKQALAAFEFLRTVPGFEKSYIVDLPPQLGIRETRRIKGGYQLSGEDVLGCASFEDSIGVNGWPIEAHVPGDVVFTFPPIPESRGYNELPYRMLVPEGVDNLLVAGRCASMTHEGQSAARVSGACFVMGEAAGSAAALALAGNRIPREIPIEKLQETLKQQGAFIGRDQPVPKGL, from the coding sequence ATGCGGGTCACGGTGATCGAAGAACCGGCACGTCAGGTGCCGCTCTATGGCGAATACGAAGTCGTGGTCCTCGGCGGCGGCCCGGCAGGCATTGTCGCCGCAGCTTCAGCCGCGCGCGCCGGTCGCAAGACGCTGCTGATCGAGCGCTACGGTTTTCTCGGTGGCATGGGCACCGCGGCCGGCGTCACCAATTTCTGTGGCCTGCATGGCAATGTCTACGGCGAGGCCGTCAGGCTGGTGCAGGGCATGGCCTCCGACCTGCTGGCGCGGATCGATCATCTGAACGGCCTCAACGCGCCGCATCTGATCCTCGGCAAGGTCTTTGCCCAGGCCTACGACACCGCCGCCTACAAGATCGCGGCCGACGAATTGCTCGCCAGCCACAAGGTCAACATCCTCTTCCACACCCTCGGCGCCGGCGTCGTGATGGGCGCAGACCGCCGCATCGACGCGCTGCTGGTCGAGACCAAGGCGGGCCGGCAGGCGGTGCGCTCGGAGATCTTCATCGACTGCTCCGGTGACGGCGATCTCGCGGTCTGGGCCGGCGCGCCGTTCGAGATCGGTGACGCGCACGGTCATCCGCTGTATCCGTCGATGATGCTGCGCCTCAATGGCATCGATCCTGAGAAGGCGGGCGAGGCTTGGCGGACCATCCCGCAGCTGATGGAAAAGGCGACTGCGGCCGGCACGCACAATTTCCCGCGCAAGAGCGCGATCGTGCGGCCGCAAAAATCCGGCATCGAATGGCGGGTGAACTTCACGCAGGTGGCGCGAGAGGATGGCCACGCCATCAATGGCGTCGAGCCTGACGATCTCACCCGCGGTGAGATCGAGGGCCGCAAGCAGGCGCTCGCCGCGTTCGAATTCCTGCGCACCGTGCCGGGCTTCGAAAAGTCCTACATCGTCGACCTGCCGCCGCAGCTCGGCATCCGCGAGACCCGCCGCATCAAGGGCGGCTACCAGCTCAGCGGCGAGGACGTGCTCGGCTGCGCTTCGTTCGAGGATTCGATCGGCGTCAATGGCTGGCCGATCGAAGCCCATGTGCCCGGCGACGTCGTCTTCACCTTTCCGCCGATCCCGGAATCGCGCGGCTATAACGAGCTGCCGTACCGGATGCTGGTGCCCGAAGGCGTCGACAATCTCCTCGTCGCCGGCCGCTGCGCCTCGATGACCCATGAGGGCCAGTCCGCGGCGCGGGTGTCCGGTGCCTGTTTCGTGATGGGCGAGGCCGCCGGTTCCGCCGCCGCGCTGGCGCTCGCCGGAAACCGGATTCCACGCGAAATCCCCATTGAAAAATTGCAGGAAACGTTGAAACAACAGGGCGCCTTCATCGGGCGGGATCAGCCCGTGCCAAAGGGCTTGTAA
- a CDS encoding LysR family transcriptional regulator, protein MDSLVSMRVFCLVAELRSFATAAQRLRMSPAMASKHVAQLEKRLGTRLLNRTSRRVSLSESGALYFEQARQMLDSLDEVEAAVSNATVVPHGTLRLTAPVWMANSIFAGVLADYQARYPEVRLDIDLSGRLVNLVEEGFDLALRATGTPDEALIARPITSVPFYMVAAPAFLKRAGRPETLADLSGIPLLHYALYPGESFSFAGEHGPQTVKLNPVLRSGNETLLHLAALEGMGLAFLPKWLVADDIASGRLEHLMPEHIVFAGKLFAVYPSRKYLSAKVRTFIDFIAADKRMK, encoded by the coding sequence ATGGATTCCCTGGTCAGCATGAGGGTGTTTTGCCTGGTAGCCGAGCTGAGGAGCTTCGCGACCGCGGCGCAGCGCCTGCGCATGTCCCCCGCAATGGCGAGCAAGCACGTGGCGCAGCTCGAGAAGCGGCTCGGCACGCGGCTGCTCAACCGGACCAGCCGGCGCGTCAGCCTGAGCGAGAGCGGTGCGCTCTATTTCGAGCAGGCGCGGCAAATGCTGGACTCGCTCGACGAGGTCGAGGCCGCCGTCAGCAACGCCACGGTCGTTCCGCATGGCACGCTGCGACTCACCGCGCCGGTATGGATGGCGAATTCGATCTTCGCGGGCGTGCTGGCGGACTACCAGGCCCGTTATCCGGAGGTGCGGCTCGACATCGATCTCAGCGGACGGCTGGTCAATCTCGTCGAGGAGGGATTCGATCTCGCCTTGCGCGCGACCGGTACGCCGGACGAGGCGCTGATCGCGCGCCCGATCACCAGCGTTCCATTCTACATGGTGGCCGCCCCCGCCTTTCTGAAACGCGCCGGACGTCCGGAGACCCTCGCCGATCTCTCCGGCATTCCCCTGTTGCATTATGCGCTATATCCCGGCGAGAGCTTCTCCTTCGCCGGCGAGCACGGCCCGCAGACTGTCAAGCTCAACCCGGTGCTGCGCAGCGGCAACGAAACGCTGCTGCATCTGGCCGCGCTCGAAGGCATGGGCCTCGCTTTCCTGCCGAAATGGCTGGTCGCGGATGACATCGCCAGCGGCCGCCTCGAGCATCTCATGCCCGAGCACATCGTCTTCGCGGGCAAGCTGTTTGCGGTCTATCCCAGCCGCAAATATCTCTCGGCGAAGGTGAGGACCTTCATCGACTTCATCGCCGCCGACAAGCGGATGAAATAG
- a CDS encoding ketopantoate reductase family protein, translated as MRICIFGAGAVGSHLAVRLARAGHEVSCVMRGAHLEAARANGLKLRVGDSEVSAKVNASGDPAQLGPQDVVISTLKATALTGLVSSIKPLLQDDTAIVFAQNGIPWWYGIGLPPRHPTPPDISFLDPGGRLRACIPKERIIGGVVFSSNEVIAPGVVQNLTPDRNRLLIGECDDRNSERITKLRGAFNDARLESPAVADIREAIWSKLLTNMSLSVLCLLTGQTARGVRDDPAFSDVIPRMLNEANEIAQHFIPEVKRVTRSGPAPNHKPSLLQDYELGRAMEIDVLVRAPQAFARTADLSTPTLDLIAALAIQKARDKGLYSA; from the coding sequence ATGCGCATCTGCATTTTCGGCGCGGGCGCCGTCGGCAGCCATCTTGCGGTACGGCTGGCACGCGCCGGTCATGAAGTTTCGTGCGTGATGCGCGGCGCACATCTGGAGGCGGCGCGTGCCAATGGCCTCAAGCTGCGCGTCGGCGATTCCGAGGTTTCCGCCAAGGTGAATGCCTCGGGAGATCCGGCCCAGCTCGGCCCGCAGGACGTCGTGATCTCGACGCTGAAGGCCACTGCGCTGACGGGGCTGGTTTCCAGCATCAAGCCGCTGCTGCAGGACGATACCGCGATCGTGTTCGCCCAGAACGGCATTCCCTGGTGGTACGGTATCGGCCTGCCGCCGCGACACCCGACGCCGCCGGACATTTCCTTCCTCGATCCCGGCGGGCGCCTGCGCGCCTGCATCCCGAAGGAGCGGATCATCGGCGGTGTCGTCTTCTCCTCCAATGAGGTGATCGCGCCCGGCGTGGTGCAGAACCTGACGCCGGACCGCAATCGTCTCCTGATCGGCGAATGCGACGACCGCAATAGCGAGCGCATCACGAAACTCCGCGGCGCCTTCAACGATGCGCGGCTGGAATCGCCGGCGGTGGCCGATATCCGCGAGGCGATCTGGTCGAAGCTGCTGACCAACATGTCGCTCTCAGTGCTGTGCCTGCTCACCGGCCAGACCGCGCGCGGCGTGCGCGACGATCCGGCGTTCTCGGACGTCATCCCGCGCATGCTGAACGAGGCCAACGAGATCGCGCAGCACTTCATCCCGGAGGTCAAGCGCGTCACGCGGAGCGGCCCTGCCCCCAACCACAAGCCGTCGCTGCTGCAGGATTACGAGCTCGGCCGCGCCATGGAGATCGACGTGCTGGTGAGGGCGCCCCAGGCCTTCGCGCGCACCGCCGACCTGTCAACGCCGACGCTCGACCTCATTGCGGCGCTCGCGATCCAGAAGGCGCGAGACAAGGGGCTCTATTCGGCCTGA
- a CDS encoding alpha/beta hydrolase family protein → MAVKTRELKLDIARIGTVSALLTQPDHARACYVLAHGAGADMRHSFMAKVAEGLAGRGIATLRFNFPYMENKQGRPDQPAVAHAAIRAAVEEAARLCLGMTLVAGGKSFGGRMTSQAQSKAPLPGVKGLAFLGFPLHAAKKPSSERAEHLSGIAIPMLFLQGTRDALADLGHLKPIIKALGAKATLHEVEGGDHSFAVLKKSGRTNDDALAEVVDTLAAWIDGI, encoded by the coding sequence GTGGCCGTCAAAACCAGAGAGCTCAAGCTCGACATCGCGCGCATCGGCACGGTCTCGGCACTCCTGACGCAGCCGGATCATGCGCGGGCCTGTTACGTGCTCGCGCATGGCGCGGGCGCCGACATGCGGCATTCCTTCATGGCCAAGGTTGCGGAAGGTCTCGCCGGGCGCGGCATCGCCACGCTTCGCTTCAATTTTCCTTACATGGAAAACAAGCAAGGACGTCCCGACCAGCCGGCGGTCGCGCATGCGGCCATCCGCGCGGCGGTCGAGGAGGCGGCGCGATTGTGCCTCGGCATGACGCTCGTCGCCGGCGGAAAATCCTTTGGCGGGCGTATGACGTCGCAGGCGCAGTCGAAGGCCCCCCTACCCGGCGTCAAAGGACTCGCCTTTCTCGGCTTTCCGCTGCATGCCGCCAAGAAGCCGTCGAGCGAGCGCGCTGAACACCTTTCCGGCATCGCGATCCCCATGCTGTTCCTGCAGGGCACGCGCGATGCGCTTGCCGATCTCGGTCACCTCAAGCCCATCATCAAGGCGCTTGGGGCGAAGGCGACGCTGCATGAGGTCGAAGGCGGCGATCACTCCTTCGCGGTGTTGAAGAAATCAGGCCGCACGAATGACGACGCGTTGGCCGAGGTGGTCGACACGCTTGCAGCCTGGATCGACGGGATCTGA